The sequence below is a genomic window from Planctomycetota bacterium.
GATTTATGAAGCTCGAGACCAAGGCAATACATTCAGGCAACAAGTCGGATAGCGCGACCGGAGCCATAACCACGCCGATTTACCAGACCTCTACCTTTCAGCAGGAGGCAGAAGTCC
It includes:
- a CDS encoding PLP-dependent transferase gives rise to the protein MKLETKAIHSGNKSDSATGAITTPIYQTSTFQQEAEVLVGQRACPKTSSIFLYKS